In Limosilactobacillus sp. WILCCON 0051, a single window of DNA contains:
- a CDS encoding SDR family oxidoreductase codes for MSVKDKVIIITGASSGIGLATAELLAKDGAKLTLAARHVDKLAEFEKYGDQVLVKQTDVAEADQVQELVDQTVAKFGRVDVIFNNAGIMPVSYLSERRINDWQQIMQTNVMGVLNGIAAVLPYMEEQNSGHIITTGSTAAYKVFPKFAVYSASKFAVRALMEGLRFEEREHNIKSTLISPGTTVTNLVNTIPGEADREDERRVQQSASLTAEEVAEVVKQVIDTPDNLAVSEIHVRPVKQLA; via the coding sequence ATGTCTGTTAAAGATAAAGTAATCATCATTACCGGCGCCTCCAGCGGGATTGGCCTGGCCACCGCGGAGCTTCTGGCAAAAGACGGTGCCAAGCTGACCCTGGCTGCTCGGCACGTTGACAAGTTGGCCGAGTTTGAAAAGTATGGCGACCAGGTGCTGGTCAAGCAGACTGACGTTGCAGAGGCTGACCAGGTTCAAGAATTGGTTGACCAGACCGTGGCCAAGTTCGGCCGGGTGGATGTGATCTTCAACAATGCCGGGATCATGCCCGTCAGCTACTTAAGCGAACGCCGGATCAACGACTGGCAGCAGATCATGCAGACCAATGTCATGGGCGTGTTGAACGGGATTGCGGCAGTTCTTCCATACATGGAGGAGCAAAACAGCGGCCACATCATCACGACCGGTTCGACCGCGGCCTACAAAGTATTCCCAAAGTTCGCCGTCTACAGCGCTAGCAAGTTTGCCGTCCGGGCCTTGATGGAAGGGCTGCGCTTTGAGGAGCGGGAGCACAACATCAAGTCCACTCTGATCAGTCCGGGAACTACGGTGACCAACCTGGTCAATACCATTCCGGGCGAGGCCGACCGGGAAGACGAGCGCCGGGTGCAGCAGTCTGCCTCCCTGACGGCAGAAGAAGTGGCTGAGGTGGTCAAGCAGGTGATTGACACGCCTGACAACCTGGCCGTAAGCGAGATTCACGTGCGGCCCGTCAAGCAGCTGGCCTAG
- the hrcA gene encoding heat-inducible transcriptional repressor HrcA: MLTQRQKQILQAIVRQYTATGQPVGSKVLADKLPIKVSSATIRNEMAVLEREGFVKKEHSSSGRVPSKQGYRYYVDHLLDPAAVTDSDLMVIQNSLGADFHKIDEIVSHSADILSALTSYTAFTLKPEQKDVHLSGFRLVPLGNQKVIAILVTDSGEVESQSFTLPKNLDTQALEAVVRLINDQLVGLPLVTVVKHLQTDIPLKVSQYLHSPDGFLQIFDSVLGQAAREKYFVGGRLNILGYSDRQNPQALRALYGLLDQSDNLSSIIDADSPNDGVNVKIGSEIADNQVLNDYSLITATYDVNQYGKGIIAVLGPTRMPYSRTIGLVDAFRRELAKRLLDYYHNYYDL; the protein is encoded by the coding sequence ATGCTAACACAGCGTCAAAAGCAAATCCTGCAAGCGATTGTACGTCAATATACGGCGACTGGTCAACCGGTCGGCAGCAAGGTTTTGGCTGACAAGCTCCCAATTAAGGTCAGTTCAGCCACGATCCGCAACGAAATGGCGGTTCTGGAGCGAGAAGGCTTCGTGAAAAAAGAGCATTCCAGTTCTGGTCGCGTTCCTTCCAAGCAGGGCTATCGCTATTACGTTGACCATCTGCTTGATCCGGCAGCCGTTACCGACAGTGATCTGATGGTAATCCAAAATTCATTGGGTGCCGATTTTCACAAGATTGATGAGATCGTTTCGCATTCAGCCGATATTCTTTCAGCGCTGACGTCTTACACGGCGTTTACGCTGAAACCAGAACAAAAAGACGTGCACTTGAGCGGTTTTCGCTTGGTGCCGTTGGGGAATCAAAAAGTTATTGCCATTCTGGTTACGGATAGTGGCGAGGTGGAGAGTCAATCATTCACCTTGCCTAAGAATCTGGATACGCAGGCTTTGGAGGCCGTGGTACGCTTGATCAATGACCAGCTGGTAGGCTTGCCGCTGGTCACGGTTGTTAAGCATCTGCAGACTGACATTCCATTAAAGGTTAGTCAGTATCTGCATAGTCCCGACGGCTTTCTGCAGATCTTTGACAGCGTATTGGGGCAGGCTGCTCGCGAAAAATACTTCGTCGGCGGCCGGCTCAACATTCTCGGCTATTCTGATCGGCAGAATCCACAGGCGCTGCGGGCATTGTATGGACTGCTCGATCAAAGCGATAATCTGTCAAGTATCATTGACGCCGACTCGCCAAATGATGGGGTCAACGTCAAGATTGGCAGTGAGATTGCCGACAACCAGGTGCTCAACGACTACAGTCTGATCACCGCTACCTACGACGTCAACCAATACGGCAAGGGCATTATCGCCGTGCTGGGGCCAACGCGGATGCCTTATTCGCGGACGATTGGTCTGGTTGACGCGTTCAGACGCGAGCTGGCTAAACGACTGCTCGACTACTATCACAATTATTACGATTTATAG
- a CDS encoding sugar O-acetyltransferase, with protein sequence MDEFEKMISGRLYNASDSKLGVYHMERMALCQRLNQTLITDQAAIEHLKEELIPSAKGNDLGIFLPFYCEYGSNIHVGRECFINYNCTFLDDAPITLGDGVMIGSGVTIATPCHPLLKEERMVTEYPDGRHDLEYAKPVKIGADCWICSSATIIGGVTIGAGSIVAAGAVVTKDVPANSLAAGVPARVIRQLDEKDRINVWQTYQENKIPRSLREKERG encoded by the coding sequence ATGGATGAATTTGAAAAAATGATCAGTGGTCGACTGTATAATGCATCAGATTCAAAGCTTGGCGTTTATCATATGGAACGGATGGCACTGTGTCAGCGTTTAAACCAGACTTTGATAACGGATCAGGCTGCGATTGAGCATCTGAAAGAAGAATTGATTCCTTCCGCCAAGGGCAATGATTTGGGCATCTTCTTGCCATTTTACTGTGAGTATGGCAGCAATATTCATGTTGGTCGCGAATGCTTTATCAACTATAACTGCACTTTTTTAGATGACGCACCGATTACTTTAGGCGATGGCGTCATGATTGGCAGTGGGGTCACGATTGCCACGCCATGTCATCCACTGTTGAAAGAAGAACGCATGGTGACGGAATATCCAGATGGCCGTCACGACTTAGAGTACGCCAAACCAGTTAAGATTGGCGCTGATTGCTGGATCTGCTCAAGTGCAACGATTATTGGCGGAGTCACGATTGGTGCGGGCAGTATCGTGGCGGCTGGTGCCGTGGTAACTAAAGACGTCCCCGCTAATTCTTTGGCAGCCGGCGTGCCCGCGCGCGTGATTCGGCAGCTGGATGAAAAGGATCGCATCAATGTCTGGCAGACGTATCAGGAAAATAAAATACCGCGTTCGCTACGGGAAAAGGAACGCGGCTGA
- a CDS encoding IS66 family transposase, with translation MAQAQQPKNLEEALQVIQQLSEVIQQQNELINQLKVALQLQQHRQFAKKNESLNPDQLSLFEEKQVEATDSEEPSDAAVEKRESSRHPKPKKSNSRKENLDSLPQENCEYDLDDKTCPDCHQEMKQIGRRLASREAVYVPAHTVCRNVYAKTYKCQHCHPNGGDKLVTAKTPSPLFNHSYISSSILATIAANKFDLAVPFNRQERMWQAANLELDSKQMANAVIKGARRFLKPLSDVLVSQLRQEKVVHMDETPFQVLDSGKSKSFFWALRTPKEFAKHQIAYFHYAPTRSGKVISDVLTPDYTGAVMCDGYRGYGQEQLPKATFGSCLIHIRRPFIELVKGLTLKNNAQATQAVKLLSRVFHKENNLRYKTPAEKKAQRRKLVKPLLDAFYRFIEGIAYPMHKLKDAVKNALKLKDRVYQIFEIGELPLSNNSVEQSIRPSTIIRKNSLFAKSTAGAEANAIFYTIVQTAKLNNLDIFKYLKLIFEAYTRSQNLDLKAYLPWNPTVQQICGK, from the coding sequence ATGGCTCAAGCACAACAGCCCAAGAATCTTGAAGAAGCCTTGCAGGTCATTCAGCAATTGTCTGAAGTGATTCAGCAACAAAACGAGCTGATCAATCAGTTGAAGGTAGCCCTTCAGCTTCAACAGCATCGCCAATTCGCAAAAAAAAATGAGTCTTTAAACCCAGATCAGCTCTCTTTATTTGAAGAGAAGCAGGTTGAAGCAACTGATAGCGAAGAACCTTCAGATGCGGCGGTAGAAAAGCGAGAATCCAGTCGTCACCCTAAGCCAAAGAAAAGCAACAGCCGGAAAGAAAATCTGGATAGTCTGCCACAGGAGAACTGTGAATACGACCTGGATGATAAAACTTGTCCTGACTGTCATCAAGAAATGAAGCAGATTGGCCGCCGATTGGCAAGTCGCGAAGCGGTATACGTTCCAGCACATACCGTTTGTAGGAACGTTTATGCGAAGACATACAAGTGTCAGCATTGTCATCCCAACGGTGGCGATAAGCTGGTTACGGCCAAGACGCCGAGTCCGCTGTTTAATCACAGCTATATCTCAAGCAGCATCCTGGCAACGATTGCGGCTAACAAATTTGATTTGGCTGTGCCGTTTAATCGTCAGGAACGCATGTGGCAAGCAGCTAATCTTGAATTGGATTCCAAGCAAATGGCAAATGCGGTGATTAAAGGTGCCAGGCGGTTTTTAAAACCATTGAGCGACGTTCTTGTCAGCCAATTGCGACAAGAGAAAGTTGTTCATATGGATGAGACTCCTTTTCAAGTGCTCGACAGCGGGAAAAGCAAGTCCTTTTTCTGGGCTTTGCGAACACCGAAGGAGTTCGCAAAACATCAGATAGCCTACTTTCACTATGCGCCGACTCGTTCAGGAAAAGTCATCAGTGACGTACTGACTCCTGACTATACGGGAGCGGTTATGTGTGACGGCTATCGTGGCTACGGCCAAGAGCAGCTGCCCAAAGCAACGTTTGGCAGCTGTCTCATACATATTCGCCGACCATTTATTGAATTGGTCAAAGGCCTCACGTTAAAGAATAATGCCCAGGCAACGCAAGCCGTAAAGCTGCTTAGCCGAGTGTTTCATAAGGAAAATAACTTGAGGTATAAAACGCCGGCTGAGAAAAAAGCGCAGCGACGAAAACTGGTCAAGCCACTGTTGGATGCCTTCTATCGCTTTATTGAAGGGATTGCTTATCCGATGCATAAGCTGAAAGACGCAGTCAAAAACGCCTTGAAACTTAAGGATCGTGTATATCAGATCTTTGAGATTGGCGAGCTGCCGTTAAGCAATAACTCGGTTGAGCAGAGCATCCGACCGTCGACCATCATTCGCAAAAACAGCCTGTTTGCGAAATCTACAGCCGGTGCGGAAGCCAATGCGATCTTCTATACGATCGTTCAGACGGCCAAACTAAATAATCTGGATATCTTCAAATATCTGAAATTGATCTTTGAAGCCTACACGCGCTCTCAGAACCTGGATCTGAAGGCTTATTTGCCATGGAATCCAACCGTTCAGCAGATTTGCGGCAAATAA
- the csm5 gene encoding type III-A CRISPR-associated RAMP protein Csm5 gives MTAGYHEYRLRLIAMAPVHIGSGETYTAKNYIYENENYYFPNMGKMYLKLRQYPGVVEAFEKFLVNPSRRSNRLVDFLHQYKIMDRDFGGYKIPKTGHESARRGHLNEIHAFVKNGYGNAYIPGSSLKGALRTILVNEHFGNDNIAWGGVDDIFNEIRVSDSEPIPVDKLRIVQKWDLNRKKFEPKGLPLFREAIRPQTRIDFTITTTTARAEKLIDQLPQMAKRFYERYERQFLCDFPDKYVQPNHFLAPLYLGAGSGLWTKVDYGHVDLRGIQRRSYKKMKLKGKGVMKLTRYKRQSLKRIENGKQVKYMLINNDDHYYEMGKCGFKLQKKN, from the coding sequence ATGACTGCGGGATATCATGAGTATAGGCTACGGCTGATTGCAATGGCGCCAGTTCATATTGGTAGTGGTGAAACGTATACTGCTAAAAACTATATTTATGAAAATGAAAACTATTATTTTCCTAATATGGGGAAAATGTATTTGAAGCTACGTCAATATCCTGGCGTAGTCGAGGCATTTGAAAAGTTTTTGGTAAATCCAAGTCGCCGCAGCAATCGTTTGGTTGACTTTCTTCATCAATATAAAATTATGGATCGGGATTTTGGAGGTTATAAAATTCCCAAGACGGGTCATGAAAGTGCAAGAAGAGGCCATTTAAATGAGATTCATGCTTTTGTTAAAAATGGATACGGCAATGCATATATCCCTGGCTCCTCGCTTAAAGGCGCCTTGCGGACGATTCTAGTCAATGAACACTTTGGCAACGACAATATTGCTTGGGGTGGTGTTGACGATATCTTTAATGAGATTCGAGTTTCTGATAGTGAACCAATCCCAGTTGATAAATTGAGAATTGTTCAAAAATGGGATTTGAACCGAAAAAAGTTTGAGCCTAAGGGGTTGCCGCTTTTCAGAGAAGCAATTCGGCCACAAACCAGGATTGACTTTACAATCACAACGACGACTGCACGAGCGGAAAAACTGATTGATCAATTGCCACAAATGGCTAAACGTTTTTATGAACGTTATGAAAGGCAGTTTTTGTGTGACTTTCCCGATAAATATGTACAGCCTAACCATTTTCTGGCTCCTTTATACTTAGGCGCCGGTAGCGGACTCTGGACTAAGGTAGATTATGGACATGTTGATCTTAGGGGTATTCAGAGACGTTCTTACAAGAAGATGAAGTTGAAAGGCAAGGGGGTTATGAAACTGACGCGCTATAAACGCCAATCTTTAAAACGGATCGAGAATGGCAAGCAGGTAAAGTACATGTTGATTAATAATGACGATCATTATTATGAAATGGGTAAGTGTGGTTTTAAACTTCAAAAGAAGAATTAG
- a CDS encoding phosphoribosyltransferase family protein, which produces MKKYRITVGDQTRDLPLIPISDDTAIASFVLLGDDAMSKTAAELLLPKLPKKFDYVVTVESKGITLAHDISLLSGHPRSFVIRKSVKGYMENPLTTAVDSITTKGQQLLVLDGADAAELKGKSVVLVDDVVSTGGSLKSAEKLLNLAGCQIVAKAAILAEGAAADRDDVAFLGKLPLFNLDGTIK; this is translated from the coding sequence ATGAAAAAATATCGTATTACCGTTGGCGACCAAACTCGTGACCTGCCACTGATTCCAATCAGTGACGACACTGCCATTGCCTCGTTCGTGCTGCTGGGCGACGACGCCATGTCCAAAACAGCGGCTGAACTGCTTTTACCCAAGCTGCCTAAAAAGTTTGATTATGTCGTAACCGTTGAAAGCAAGGGCATCACCTTGGCACATGACATCAGTCTTTTGTCTGGTCATCCCCGCTCATTCGTGATCCGCAAGTCAGTCAAGGGCTATATGGAAAATCCATTGACGACTGCCGTTGACTCCATTACGACCAAGGGACAGCAGCTGCTCGTGCTTGATGGGGCCGATGCAGCCGAACTCAAGGGAAAATCAGTTGTCTTAGTCGATGACGTGGTCAGTACCGGGGGCTCTTTAAAATCAGCTGAAAAGCTGCTCAATCTGGCTGGTTGCCAAATCGTTGCCAAAGCCGCCATCCTAGCTGAAGGCGCCGCTGCTGATCGGGATGACGTGGCGTTCTTAGGCAAACTGCCATTGTTCAACCTGGATGGCACGATCAAATAG
- a CDS encoding IS110 family transposase, with protein MDLLKTVFGIDVSSRKSNVCIMVNGQKVNDYAISNDMVGFNQLLDDLKQVTNPQIIFEATGVYSRRLQAFLDMHELRYVMMNPLEAKRKTKDDLHQNKTDKLDALCLAKLQSEHPQRLAYVQSEEYQELMANNRIYEQASHDLITNKNRLHKAIQLTFPEIEHLMANPRGKNYWSIVLRFPHPDIVLETKEADIIDFLKSLSGIGEKRANDLAQRLIRLAKLACPAVKKSSAYVRGLEMAINNILSAEEECQTALKEMTKLAPKRDLEILKSIPGIAENTALRIISELGDIRRFKNPNQLNAFVGVDPQIYESGNLAAHLSISKRGTAIGRKVLYLAINQIQSAKKAGNPCHIADYYEKRKRSSETASHKKAAIASIHKLLRTIFALIKNDQLYSYDVAKHNQRLLS; from the coding sequence ATGGATTTATTGAAAACTGTTTTCGGTATTGATGTTAGCAGCCGGAAGTCTAACGTATGCATTATGGTCAATGGCCAAAAAGTTAATGACTATGCCATCTCCAACGATATGGTAGGCTTCAATCAGCTGCTAGATGATCTTAAACAGGTTACCAACCCGCAAATTATTTTTGAAGCAACTGGCGTCTACTCCAGAAGACTTCAGGCGTTTTTGGACATGCACGAATTACGCTATGTCATGATGAATCCGCTGGAAGCCAAAAGAAAGACAAAGGATGACCTGCACCAGAACAAGACCGATAAGCTTGATGCCTTGTGCCTTGCCAAGCTGCAGTCTGAGCACCCACAACGGCTGGCCTATGTTCAAAGCGAAGAATATCAAGAATTGATGGCCAACAACCGCATCTACGAGCAGGCTTCGCACGATCTGATAACCAACAAGAATAGACTGCACAAAGCCATTCAGCTCACTTTCCCAGAGATTGAGCACCTAATGGCTAATCCGAGAGGAAAAAACTACTGGAGTATTGTTCTCAGATTCCCGCACCCTGATATCGTATTAGAAACAAAAGAAGCCGATATCATCGACTTCTTAAAGAGCTTATCTGGTATTGGTGAAAAACGTGCCAATGATCTGGCACAGAGGCTTATCCGGCTGGCTAAGCTCGCATGCCCAGCTGTCAAAAAGAGCAGTGCTTATGTTCGTGGCCTTGAAATGGCCATTAACAACATCCTAAGCGCTGAAGAAGAGTGCCAGACTGCTTTAAAGGAGATGACCAAGCTCGCTCCCAAGCGGGATCTGGAGATCCTTAAAAGCATTCCTGGCATCGCCGAAAATACTGCCTTGAGAATTATTAGTGAGCTCGGAGATATCAGACGCTTTAAAAACCCTAACCAATTAAATGCCTTCGTTGGCGTTGACCCTCAGATTTATGAATCTGGCAACCTTGCGGCCCACCTGTCAATTTCAAAGCGCGGGACAGCTATTGGCAGAAAGGTGCTGTACTTGGCCATAAACCAAATTCAGTCGGCTAAGAAAGCGGGAAACCCTTGTCATATTGCGGATTATTACGAGAAACGAAAACGGTCTTCTGAGACTGCAAGTCACAAGAAGGCCGCTATCGCATCGATCCATAAATTATTACGGACGATCTTCGCTTTAATTAAGAATGATCAATTATATAGCTATGACGTAGCCAAACATAACCAAAGACTTTTGTCATAA
- the tnpB gene encoding IS66 family insertion sequence element accessory protein TnpB (TnpB, as the term is used for proteins encoded by IS66 family insertion elements, is considered an accessory protein, since TnpC, encoded by a neighboring gene, is a DDE family transposase.) codes for MLVNWTQPKHVFIVCGKTDLRKGIDGLAAVVAENYDLDLFDDSLFLFCGTRNDRFKGLYWDGEGFILLYKRFENGGLRWPRHRNDAVQLSRRQIKQLLEGISPLPVKRVKPAPNGHLY; via the coding sequence ATGCTAGTTAATTGGACCCAGCCGAAGCATGTTTTTATCGTCTGCGGCAAAACCGATCTGCGCAAAGGTATTGATGGCTTAGCGGCAGTGGTCGCCGAAAACTATGATCTGGATCTGTTTGATGATTCCCTATTCCTTTTCTGCGGTACGCGGAATGATCGGTTTAAGGGACTCTATTGGGACGGTGAAGGATTCATCTTGCTTTATAAACGTTTTGAAAATGGTGGTCTGCGCTGGCCACGGCATCGCAATGATGCCGTCCAGTTAAGCCGCCGCCAAATCAAGCAGCTTTTGGAAGGCATCTCTCCGTTGCCTGTTAAGCGAGTTAAACCCGCGCCAAATGGGCATTTATATTGA
- a CDS encoding MerR family transcriptional regulator translates to MPTLKEKANTLSITEVSKLCQLPVSTLRYYDNQGLIPGLRRTDQGVREFDQRNIDAVRIIECLKNSGMSITDIRTFMTWCVEGDSTLPQRLEMFKKQREAVLQQIALLEQTLETIDQKCEYYTLAVKDGTEKKVMAKYHPEY, encoded by the coding sequence ATGCCAACCTTAAAAGAAAAAGCAAACACTTTGTCAATCACTGAAGTTTCAAAATTGTGCCAGCTGCCGGTTTCCACCCTGCGCTATTATGACAACCAGGGCCTCATTCCGGGCTTGCGGCGGACGGACCAGGGAGTGCGCGAATTTGACCAGCGCAATATCGACGCGGTTAGGATCATCGAATGCCTGAAAAATTCCGGCATGTCCATTACCGACATCCGCACCTTCATGACCTGGTGCGTGGAAGGCGACTCCACCCTGCCCCAGCGTTTGGAGATGTTTAAAAAGCAGCGCGAAGCTGTTTTGCAACAGATCGCGCTGCTTGAGCAGACACTTGAGACTATTGATCAAAAGTGCGAGTATTACACTTTGGCCGTCAAAGACGGCACTGAAAAGAAAGTCATGGCCAAATACCATCCGGAATATTAG
- a CDS encoding alpha/beta hydrolase, with amino-acid sequence MNTLANDSRVFKIDPSISVQSVRFRNRFGIVLAGHLYLPKDFDDKQAYPAIVISGPFGAVKEQSSGLYAQTLAQRGFVTLAFDQSFTGESSGEVRNVASPDVFTEDFSAAVDFVGLQKFVDRERIGAIGICGLGSHVLTAASIDKRIKAVATSVMYDMSSSIWDGVGKTMTDENRESLKDYLARRRWIDAENGTFAAGAHEVMFDQNGEVIYMDNLFPDKLPENPNPVLKAFFDYYRGRAYHPRSINSTGAWTSTTPWSYFNFKLEQYIDQISPRPSLIVTGENAHSRYFAEEAYEKLKDPKEIVIVPNADHVDLYDQMDKIPFDKFDEFFKENL; translated from the coding sequence ATGAACACTTTAGCAAACGACAGCAGAGTATTTAAGATCGACCCGTCCATCAGCGTGCAAAGCGTCCGCTTCCGCAACCGTTTTGGCATCGTTCTGGCTGGCCACCTGTACCTGCCAAAGGACTTTGACGACAAGCAGGCCTACCCGGCAATCGTGATCAGCGGTCCCTTTGGCGCAGTCAAGGAACAGTCAAGCGGTTTGTACGCTCAGACGCTGGCGCAGCGCGGGTTCGTGACTCTGGCCTTTGATCAGTCATTTACCGGTGAAAGTAGCGGCGAGGTGCGCAATGTTGCTTCTCCAGACGTCTTCACCGAAGACTTCAGCGCGGCAGTCGACTTTGTCGGCCTGCAAAAATTTGTTGACCGGGAACGCATCGGGGCCATCGGCATCTGCGGCCTGGGCAGCCATGTCCTGACGGCAGCGTCAATCGACAAGCGGATCAAGGCCGTAGCCACTTCAGTAATGTATGACATGTCATCCTCAATTTGGGACGGCGTTGGCAAGACCATGACCGATGAGAACCGGGAAAGCTTGAAGGACTACCTGGCCCGCCGTCGCTGGATCGACGCAGAAAACGGCACTTTTGCTGCCGGCGCTCACGAAGTAATGTTTGACCAGAACGGGGAAGTCATTTACATGGACAACCTCTTCCCGGACAAGCTGCCGGAAAACCCGAACCCGGTGCTGAAGGCCTTCTTTGACTACTACCGCGGCCGGGCTTACCACCCGCGGTCCATCAACTCAACCGGGGCCTGGACGTCAACGACTCCTTGGTCATACTTCAACTTCAAGCTGGAGCAGTACATTGACCAGATTTCCCCGCGCCCGAGCCTGATCGTCACTGGCGAAAACGCGCACTCACGCTACTTCGCTGAAGAAGCTTACGAGAAGCTGAAGGATCCTAAGGAAATCGTGATCGTGCCAAACGCTGACCACGTTGACCTCTACGACCAGATGGACAAGATTCCGTTTGACAAGTTTGACGAATTTTTCAAGGAAAACCTTTAA
- a CDS encoding DUF2075 domain-containing protein → MSEQVKDPLIFETSYRKDTAAHLDEEIEKRYPGKYHEQELLTDYPTVYIIDNQGKQSDYKEDYTVYVGETIDIQRRTLEHLDVDPETREDWEELRNAKNAHMFVIGHEHFNKSLALDIENRMMQYLSSVDVISKLNNRRENAQRKYYTSEEFIPIFNRIWDKLGENKKYRNLFPPRQLLEKSAIFKASPFNKLTDEQNQAKKKILKTVEQALAKNQTGQLVLVTGEAGAGKTVLMSNIFYELAKQDQLNAIMMVNHPQQVKVYRQIVKKLGVGDDETVVKPTHFINKYDEDHKVDVAFIDEAHLLWTKRNQGYYGHGDNQLLDILQRAKVVLAVYDHKQVLTADEIMENEDWQQIKRLAGDKVIRLKNQMRIAASDETIRWIRDFIDQRRIFPIPQDDQYDLQVFDDPKAMQEAIARFNAEDHGHGISRMVATFDWEYSSNRKPKDGSDYWCVSEGAWSMPWNLQLKSKQKQRNGVNYDDLSWAEQPHTIKEIGSTYTVQGFDLNHVGVVIGPSVKYRDGKVVFDPSASANKKAVQRRTMKDNSKQRFGEQLLHNELNVLLTRGVHGLYLHAVDPQLQAALKRAAMGQRHN, encoded by the coding sequence ATGAGCGAACAAGTCAAGGATCCATTAATATTTGAAACGTCCTATCGTAAAGACACGGCTGCGCATCTGGATGAAGAAATCGAAAAACGCTATCCGGGTAAGTATCATGAGCAGGAACTGTTGACGGACTATCCAACGGTCTATATTATCGATAATCAGGGCAAGCAGAGCGACTACAAAGAGGACTATACGGTTTATGTCGGCGAGACCATCGATATTCAGCGCCGGACGCTGGAGCACTTGGATGTCGATCCGGAAACGCGTGAGGACTGGGAGGAGCTGCGCAATGCCAAAAACGCGCATATGTTCGTGATCGGCCATGAGCATTTTAATAAATCGTTAGCATTAGACATCGAAAACCGCATGATGCAGTACCTGAGCAGCGTAGACGTGATCTCCAAGCTGAACAATCGGCGTGAGAATGCCCAGCGCAAGTATTACACGAGCGAGGAGTTCATTCCGATCTTTAATCGTATCTGGGACAAGCTGGGTGAAAATAAGAAGTACCGCAACCTGTTTCCGCCACGTCAGCTGCTGGAAAAGTCCGCTATCTTTAAGGCCTCACCGTTCAATAAGCTGACTGACGAACAGAATCAGGCCAAGAAAAAGATTCTCAAAACCGTTGAGCAGGCATTGGCTAAAAATCAGACCGGTCAGCTGGTTTTGGTGACTGGCGAGGCAGGGGCCGGCAAGACGGTGCTGATGAGCAACATTTTTTACGAGCTGGCCAAACAAGATCAGCTTAACGCCATAATGATGGTCAATCATCCCCAGCAGGTCAAGGTCTATCGGCAGATCGTCAAAAAACTGGGCGTGGGCGATGATGAAACGGTCGTCAAGCCAACTCACTTTATTAACAAATACGATGAAGATCATAAAGTCGACGTGGCCTTCATTGATGAGGCGCATCTTTTATGGACAAAGCGGAACCAAGGCTATTATGGGCACGGCGACAATCAGCTGCTTGATATTCTGCAGCGGGCCAAGGTGGTTTTGGCAGTCTATGATCACAAACAGGTACTGACGGCCGACGAGATCATGGAAAATGAGGACTGGCAGCAGATCAAGCGACTGGCCGGCGATAAGGTGATTCGGCTCAAAAATCAAATGCGGATCGCGGCGTCTGACGAAACGATTCGCTGGATTCGCGATTTTATCGACCAGCGCCGCATTTTCCCGATCCCGCAAGATGACCAATATGATCTGCAGGTGTTTGATGATCCGAAAGCAATGCAGGAAGCCATTGCCCGGTTTAACGCGGAAGATCATGGTCATGGCATCAGCCGCATGGTCGCCACGTTTGACTGGGAATACTCCAGCAACCGCAAGCCTAAAGATGGCAGCGACTACTGGTGTGTAAGCGAAGGCGCCTGGTCAATGCCATGGAACCTGCAGCTAAAGAGCAAACAAAAGCAGCGAAACGGCGTCAACTATGATGATCTTTCCTGGGCCGAGCAGCCGCATACGATCAAGGAAATCGGCTCAACCTATACCGTCCAGGGCTTTGACCTCAATCATGTCGGCGTGGTTATCGGTCCATCGGTGAAGTATCGCGATGGCAAGGTGGTCTTTGATCCTAGCGCCAGCGCCAATAAAAAAGCCGTGCAGCGCCGGACAATGAAAGACAATTCCAAGCAAAGGTTTGGCGAGCAATTGCTGCACAACGAATTGAACGTTTTGCTGACGCGGGGCGTGCACGGCCTGTATCTGCACGCGGTTGATCCGCAGCTGCAGGCGGCCTTAAAACGGGCAGCCATGGGCCAAAGACATAATTAA